One window of the Gambusia affinis linkage group LG01, SWU_Gaff_1.0, whole genome shotgun sequence genome contains the following:
- the LOC122839367 gene encoding rap1 GTPase-activating protein 1-like isoform X15 yields MPQRKRSFTFGAYGGVDKTFSKARSIWKQDGADPRISAPIEPQLLQPELTHSTSPLHKTTDLFEMIEKMQGSRMDEQRCAFPPPLKTEEDYIPYPSVHEVLGRKSPFPLILLPQFGGYWIEGTNHELSEAGNPEQHRPPSPSSRTKLECNTTATLYRKHFLGKEHFNYYSLDSSLGHLVFSIKYDEIGDQEHLRLMLRTKLKTYQDVIPISCLTEFPNVVQMAKLVCEEVNVDRFYPVLYPKASRLVVTFDEHVISNNFKFGVIYQRFGQTSEEELFGNSEESPAFVEFLEFLGEKIELHNFKGFRGGLDVTHGQTGNESVYCNYRNKEVMFHVSTKLPYTEGDTQQLQRKRHIGNDIVAIVFQEENTPFVPDMIASNFLHAYVVVQVVNPCSDNVVYKVSVTARDDVPFFGPALPNPATFKKGPEFHEFLFTKLINAEYACYKAEKFAKLEERTRSALLETLYEELHVNSQAIMGVGGEDDKLENGNAGGGGFFESFKRVIRSRSQSMDAMSLTLKKPYAVSNNLSSHSPAESPKFPGISLIIPGKSPTRKKSGPFSSRRSSAIGIENIQEVQERSSRDTSPNTQKTPDSGHVSQDPKSDNSDQSSPEVLTTTKNRTPSIPEGNNLSRSSSNASSFTSVVEENEAEVVEDYDTGMESLSSAGTPHKRDSLTYSTWLEDSISCTGSNSRGSSPG; encoded by the exons ACCacagatttatttgaaatgattgaAAAGATGCAG GGCAGCAGGATGGATGAGCAGAGATGCGCCTTTCCTCCACCTCTGAAG actgAAGAGGATTACATTCCATATCCAAGTGTTCATGAG GTGTTGGGAAGAAAAAGCCCCTTTCCTCTCATCCTGCTGCCACAGTTTGGTGGTTACTGGATTGAGGGAACCAACCATGAGCTGAGTGAAGCTGGGAACCCGGAGCAGCACCGACCGCCTTCACCCAGCAGCCGTACTAAACTGGAATGTAACACAACGGCCACACTGTACAGGAAACACTTCCTGGGCAAG GAGCATTTTAATTACTATTCACTGGACAGTTCCCTCGGACATCTGGTGTTCTCCATAAAATATGATGAGATTGGTGACCAGGAACATCTCCGCCTCATGCTCAG AACCAAGCTGAAAACCTACCAAGATGTGATCCCCATTTCCTGCCTAACAGAGTTTCCCAACGTGGTTCAAATGGCCAAG CTCGTCTGTGAGGAAGTCAATGTGGACCGCTTTTACCCTGTCCTCTATCCAAAA GCTTCAAGGCTCGTCGTCACATTTGACGAACATGTGATCAGCAACAACTTCAAATTTGGGGTCATCTACCAAAGGTTCGGACAG ACGTCAGAAGAGGAGCTTTTTGGCAACAGCGAAGAAAGTCCTGCCTTTGTAGAGTTCCTGGAGTTTCTGGGAGAAAAGATTGAGCTACATAATTTTAAAGG TTTCCGCGGAGGGTTAGATGTGACTCATGGGCAGACTGGCAACGAATCCGTCTACTGCAACTACCGCAACAAAGAGGTCATGTTCCATGTGTCCACAAAGCTGCCTTACACAGAGGGGGACACGCAGCAG ttgcaGAGAAAAAGGCACATAGGCAACGACATCGTGGCCATCGTATTCCAAGAGGAGAATACTCCCTTTGTGCCGGATATGATCGCCTCCAACTTCCTTCACGCTTACGTGGTGGTCCAGGTGGTCAACCCCTGCTCTGACAACGTTGTCTACAAG GTTTCAGTCACGGCTCGGGATGATGTTCCTTTCTTTGGTCCAGCTCTCCCAAACCCAGCCACGTTTAAAAAA gGCCCTGAATTTCACGAGTTTCTGTTTACAAAGCTAATCAATGCAGAATATGCGTGCTACAAAGCTGAAAAGTTTGCAAAGCTGGAG GAGCGAACCCGATCAGCTTTGCTTGAAACCCTTTATGAGGAACTCCATGTGAACAGCCAGGCCATAATGGGAGTTGGAGGAGAGGACGACAAGCTGGAAAATGGGAATGCAGGAGGAGGGGGATTCTTTGAATCCTTTAAG CGGGTGATTCGCAGTAGGAGCCAGTCAATGGATGCCATGAGTCTAACTTTAAAGAAGCCATATGCAGTCTCCAATAACCTGAGCAGCCACAGTCCTGCAGAGAGCCCTAAATTCCCTGGGATA TCTCTGATTATCCCAGGAAAAAGTCCAACAAGGAAGAAGTCGGGTCCTTTCAGCTCCAGGCGAAGCAGCGCCATTGGGATTGAAAACATCCAAGAAGTCCAGGAGAGAAG CAGTAGAGACACATCTCCAAACACTCAGAAGACTCCTGACAGTGGCCACGTTTCTCAAGACCCGAAATCCGACAACTCAGACCAGAGCTCTCCTGAGGTCCTCACAACCACCAAGAACAG GACCCCTTCCATCCCTGAGGGCAACAACCTCTCTCGTTCCTCGTCCAACGCCAGCAGCTTTACCAGTGTGGTTGAGGAGAACGAAGCCGAGGTAGTAGAGGACTATGACACAGGAATG GAGAGTCTGTCATCAGCCGGGACGCCTCACAAGCGCGACTCCCTCACCTACAGCACCTGGTTGGAGGACAGCATCAGCTGCACTGGCAGCAACAGCCGGGGCAGCTCTCCAGGTTAG
- the LOC122839367 gene encoding rap1 GTPase-activating protein 1-like isoform X12 yields the protein MPQRKRSFTFGAYGGVDKTFSKARSIWKQDGADPRISAPIEPQLLQPELTHSTSPLHKTTDLFEMIEKMQGSRMDEQRCAFPPPLKTEEDYIPYPSVHEVLGRKSPFPLILLPQFGGYWIEGTNHELSEAGNPEQHRPPSPSSRTKLECNTTATLYRKHFLGKEHFNYYSLDSSLGHLVFSIKYDEIGDQEHLRLMLRTKLKTYQDVIPISCLTEFPNVVQMAKLVCEEVNVDRFYPVLYPKASRLVVTFDEHVISNNFKFGVIYQRFGQTSEEELFGNSEESPAFVEFLEFLGEKIELHNFKGFRGGLDVTHGQTGNESVYCNYRNKEVMFHVSTKLPYTEGDTQQLQRKRHIGNDIVAIVFQEENTPFVPDMIASNFLHAYVVVQVVNPCSDNVVYKVSVTARDDVPFFGPALPNPATFKKGPEFHEFLFTKLINAEYACYKAEKFAKLEERTRSALLETLYEELHVNSQAIMGVGGEDDKLENGNAGGGGFFESFKSLIIPGKSPTRKKSGPFSSRRSSAIGIENIQEVQERSRDTSPNTQKTPDSGHVSQDPKSDNSDQSSPEVLTTTKNSSYLCGRTPSIPEGNNLSRSSSNASSFTSVVEENEAEVVEDYDTGMESLSSAGTPHKRDSLTYSTWLEDSISCTGSNSRGSSPGPGKSDRGKAADIRIKLERSHDHQSSNC from the exons ACCacagatttatttgaaatgattgaAAAGATGCAG GGCAGCAGGATGGATGAGCAGAGATGCGCCTTTCCTCCACCTCTGAAG actgAAGAGGATTACATTCCATATCCAAGTGTTCATGAG GTGTTGGGAAGAAAAAGCCCCTTTCCTCTCATCCTGCTGCCACAGTTTGGTGGTTACTGGATTGAGGGAACCAACCATGAGCTGAGTGAAGCTGGGAACCCGGAGCAGCACCGACCGCCTTCACCCAGCAGCCGTACTAAACTGGAATGTAACACAACGGCCACACTGTACAGGAAACACTTCCTGGGCAAG GAGCATTTTAATTACTATTCACTGGACAGTTCCCTCGGACATCTGGTGTTCTCCATAAAATATGATGAGATTGGTGACCAGGAACATCTCCGCCTCATGCTCAG AACCAAGCTGAAAACCTACCAAGATGTGATCCCCATTTCCTGCCTAACAGAGTTTCCCAACGTGGTTCAAATGGCCAAG CTCGTCTGTGAGGAAGTCAATGTGGACCGCTTTTACCCTGTCCTCTATCCAAAA GCTTCAAGGCTCGTCGTCACATTTGACGAACATGTGATCAGCAACAACTTCAAATTTGGGGTCATCTACCAAAGGTTCGGACAG ACGTCAGAAGAGGAGCTTTTTGGCAACAGCGAAGAAAGTCCTGCCTTTGTAGAGTTCCTGGAGTTTCTGGGAGAAAAGATTGAGCTACATAATTTTAAAGG TTTCCGCGGAGGGTTAGATGTGACTCATGGGCAGACTGGCAACGAATCCGTCTACTGCAACTACCGCAACAAAGAGGTCATGTTCCATGTGTCCACAAAGCTGCCTTACACAGAGGGGGACACGCAGCAG ttgcaGAGAAAAAGGCACATAGGCAACGACATCGTGGCCATCGTATTCCAAGAGGAGAATACTCCCTTTGTGCCGGATATGATCGCCTCCAACTTCCTTCACGCTTACGTGGTGGTCCAGGTGGTCAACCCCTGCTCTGACAACGTTGTCTACAAG GTTTCAGTCACGGCTCGGGATGATGTTCCTTTCTTTGGTCCAGCTCTCCCAAACCCAGCCACGTTTAAAAAA gGCCCTGAATTTCACGAGTTTCTGTTTACAAAGCTAATCAATGCAGAATATGCGTGCTACAAAGCTGAAAAGTTTGCAAAGCTGGAG GAGCGAACCCGATCAGCTTTGCTTGAAACCCTTTATGAGGAACTCCATGTGAACAGCCAGGCCATAATGGGAGTTGGAGGAGAGGACGACAAGCTGGAAAATGGGAATGCAGGAGGAGGGGGATTCTTTGAATCCTTTAAG TCTCTGATTATCCCAGGAAAAAGTCCAACAAGGAAGAAGTCGGGTCCTTTCAGCTCCAGGCGAAGCAGCGCCATTGGGATTGAAAACATCCAAGAAGTCCAGGAGAGAAG TAGAGACACATCTCCAAACACTCAGAAGACTCCTGACAGTGGCCACGTTTCTCAAGACCCGAAATCCGACAACTCAGACCAGAGCTCTCCTGAGGTCCTCACAACCACCAAGAACAG CTCTTATCTCTGTGGCAGGACCCCTTCCATCCCTGAGGGCAACAACCTCTCTCGTTCCTCGTCCAACGCCAGCAGCTTTACCAGTGTGGTTGAGGAGAACGAAGCCGAGGTAGTAGAGGACTATGACACAGGAATG GAGAGTCTGTCATCAGCCGGGACGCCTCACAAGCGCGACTCCCTCACCTACAGCACCTGGTTGGAGGACAGCATCAGCTGCACTGGCAGCAACAGCCGGGGCAGCTCTCCAG GGCCCGGTAAATCTGATCGAGGGAAAGCCGCCGACATTCGGATCAAACTAGAACGATCACATGACCATCAGTCATCA AACTGTTAG
- the LOC122839367 gene encoding rap1 GTPase-activating protein 1-like isoform X3: MPQRKRSFTFGAYGGVDKTFSKARSIWKQDGADPRISAPIEPQLLQPELTHSTSPLHKTTDLFEMIEKMQGSRMDEQRCAFPPPLKTEEDYIPYPSVHEVLGRKSPFPLILLPQFGGYWIEGTNHELSEAGNPEQHRPPSPSSRTKLECNTTATLYRKHFLGKEHFNYYSLDSSLGHLVFSIKYDEIGDQEHLRLMLRTKLKTYQDVIPISCLTEFPNVVQMAKLVCEEVNVDRFYPVLYPKASRLVVTFDEHVISNNFKFGVIYQRFGQTSEEELFGNSEESPAFVEFLEFLGEKIELHNFKGFRGGLDVTHGQTGNESVYCNYRNKEVMFHVSTKLPYTEGDTQQLQRKRHIGNDIVAIVFQEENTPFVPDMIASNFLHAYVVVQVVNPCSDNVVYKVSVTARDDVPFFGPALPNPATFKKGPEFHEFLFTKLINAEYACYKAEKFAKLEERTRSALLETLYEELHVNSQAIMGVGGEDDKLENGNAGGGGFFESFKRVIRSRSQSMDAMSLTLKKPYAVSNNLSSHSPAESPKFPGISLLVPGKSPSKYGRRGSAIGIGTVEESLIIPGKSPTRKKSGPFSSRRSSAIGIENIQEVQERSSRDTSPNTQKTPDSGHVSQDPKSDNSDQSSPEVLTTTKNRTPSIPEGNNLSRSSSNASSFTSVVEENEAEVVEDYDTGMESLSSAGTPHKRDSLTYSTWLEDSISCTGSNSRGSSPGPGKSDRGKAADIRIKLERSHDHQSSNC; the protein is encoded by the exons ACCacagatttatttgaaatgattgaAAAGATGCAG GGCAGCAGGATGGATGAGCAGAGATGCGCCTTTCCTCCACCTCTGAAG actgAAGAGGATTACATTCCATATCCAAGTGTTCATGAG GTGTTGGGAAGAAAAAGCCCCTTTCCTCTCATCCTGCTGCCACAGTTTGGTGGTTACTGGATTGAGGGAACCAACCATGAGCTGAGTGAAGCTGGGAACCCGGAGCAGCACCGACCGCCTTCACCCAGCAGCCGTACTAAACTGGAATGTAACACAACGGCCACACTGTACAGGAAACACTTCCTGGGCAAG GAGCATTTTAATTACTATTCACTGGACAGTTCCCTCGGACATCTGGTGTTCTCCATAAAATATGATGAGATTGGTGACCAGGAACATCTCCGCCTCATGCTCAG AACCAAGCTGAAAACCTACCAAGATGTGATCCCCATTTCCTGCCTAACAGAGTTTCCCAACGTGGTTCAAATGGCCAAG CTCGTCTGTGAGGAAGTCAATGTGGACCGCTTTTACCCTGTCCTCTATCCAAAA GCTTCAAGGCTCGTCGTCACATTTGACGAACATGTGATCAGCAACAACTTCAAATTTGGGGTCATCTACCAAAGGTTCGGACAG ACGTCAGAAGAGGAGCTTTTTGGCAACAGCGAAGAAAGTCCTGCCTTTGTAGAGTTCCTGGAGTTTCTGGGAGAAAAGATTGAGCTACATAATTTTAAAGG TTTCCGCGGAGGGTTAGATGTGACTCATGGGCAGACTGGCAACGAATCCGTCTACTGCAACTACCGCAACAAAGAGGTCATGTTCCATGTGTCCACAAAGCTGCCTTACACAGAGGGGGACACGCAGCAG ttgcaGAGAAAAAGGCACATAGGCAACGACATCGTGGCCATCGTATTCCAAGAGGAGAATACTCCCTTTGTGCCGGATATGATCGCCTCCAACTTCCTTCACGCTTACGTGGTGGTCCAGGTGGTCAACCCCTGCTCTGACAACGTTGTCTACAAG GTTTCAGTCACGGCTCGGGATGATGTTCCTTTCTTTGGTCCAGCTCTCCCAAACCCAGCCACGTTTAAAAAA gGCCCTGAATTTCACGAGTTTCTGTTTACAAAGCTAATCAATGCAGAATATGCGTGCTACAAAGCTGAAAAGTTTGCAAAGCTGGAG GAGCGAACCCGATCAGCTTTGCTTGAAACCCTTTATGAGGAACTCCATGTGAACAGCCAGGCCATAATGGGAGTTGGAGGAGAGGACGACAAGCTGGAAAATGGGAATGCAGGAGGAGGGGGATTCTTTGAATCCTTTAAG CGGGTGATTCGCAGTAGGAGCCAGTCAATGGATGCCATGAGTCTAACTTTAAAGAAGCCATATGCAGTCTCCAATAACCTGAGCAGCCACAGTCCTGCAGAGAGCCCTAAATTCCCTGGGATA TCATTGCTTGTCCCAGGCAAAAGTCCCAGTAAATATGGACGCCGTGGCAGTGCCATAGGGATAGGAACAGTAGAAGAG TCTCTGATTATCCCAGGAAAAAGTCCAACAAGGAAGAAGTCGGGTCCTTTCAGCTCCAGGCGAAGCAGCGCCATTGGGATTGAAAACATCCAAGAAGTCCAGGAGAGAAG CAGTAGAGACACATCTCCAAACACTCAGAAGACTCCTGACAGTGGCCACGTTTCTCAAGACCCGAAATCCGACAACTCAGACCAGAGCTCTCCTGAGGTCCTCACAACCACCAAGAACAG GACCCCTTCCATCCCTGAGGGCAACAACCTCTCTCGTTCCTCGTCCAACGCCAGCAGCTTTACCAGTGTGGTTGAGGAGAACGAAGCCGAGGTAGTAGAGGACTATGACACAGGAATG GAGAGTCTGTCATCAGCCGGGACGCCTCACAAGCGCGACTCCCTCACCTACAGCACCTGGTTGGAGGACAGCATCAGCTGCACTGGCAGCAACAGCCGGGGCAGCTCTCCAG GGCCCGGTAAATCTGATCGAGGGAAAGCCGCCGACATTCGGATCAAACTAGAACGATCACATGACCATCAGTCATCA AACTGTTAG
- the LOC122839367 gene encoding rap1 GTPase-activating protein 1-like isoform X4 — translation MPQRKRSFTFGAYGGVDKTFSKARSIWKQDGADPRISAPIEPQLLQPELTHSTSPLHKTTDLFEMIEKMQGSRMDEQRCAFPPPLKTEEDYIPYPSVHEVLGRKSPFPLILLPQFGGYWIEGTNHELSEAGNPEQHRPPSPSSRTKLECNTTATLYRKHFLGKEHFNYYSLDSSLGHLVFSIKYDEIGDQEHLRLMLRTKLKTYQDVIPISCLTEFPNVVQMAKLVCEEVNVDRFYPVLYPKASRLVVTFDEHVISNNFKFGVIYQRFGQTSEEELFGNSEESPAFVEFLEFLGEKIELHNFKGFRGGLDVTHGQTGNESVYCNYRNKEVMFHVSTKLPYTEGDTQQLQRKRHIGNDIVAIVFQEENTPFVPDMIASNFLHAYVVVQVVNPCSDNVVYKVSVTARDDVPFFGPALPNPATFKKGPEFHEFLFTKLINAEYACYKAEKFAKLEERTRSALLETLYEELHVNSQAIMGVGGEDDKLENGNAGGGGFFESFKRVIRSRSQSMDAMSLTLKKPYAVSNNLSSHSPAESPKFPGISLLVPGKSPSKYGRRGSAIGIGTVEESLIIPGKSPTRKKSGPFSSRRSSAIGIENIQEVQERSRDTSPNTQKTPDSGHVSQDPKSDNSDQSSPEVLTTTKNRTPSIPEGNNLSRSSSNASSFTSVVEENEAEVVEDYDTGMESLSSAGTPHKRDSLTYSTWLEDSISCTGSNSRGSSPGPGKSDRGKAADIRIKLERSHDHQSSNC, via the exons ACCacagatttatttgaaatgattgaAAAGATGCAG GGCAGCAGGATGGATGAGCAGAGATGCGCCTTTCCTCCACCTCTGAAG actgAAGAGGATTACATTCCATATCCAAGTGTTCATGAG GTGTTGGGAAGAAAAAGCCCCTTTCCTCTCATCCTGCTGCCACAGTTTGGTGGTTACTGGATTGAGGGAACCAACCATGAGCTGAGTGAAGCTGGGAACCCGGAGCAGCACCGACCGCCTTCACCCAGCAGCCGTACTAAACTGGAATGTAACACAACGGCCACACTGTACAGGAAACACTTCCTGGGCAAG GAGCATTTTAATTACTATTCACTGGACAGTTCCCTCGGACATCTGGTGTTCTCCATAAAATATGATGAGATTGGTGACCAGGAACATCTCCGCCTCATGCTCAG AACCAAGCTGAAAACCTACCAAGATGTGATCCCCATTTCCTGCCTAACAGAGTTTCCCAACGTGGTTCAAATGGCCAAG CTCGTCTGTGAGGAAGTCAATGTGGACCGCTTTTACCCTGTCCTCTATCCAAAA GCTTCAAGGCTCGTCGTCACATTTGACGAACATGTGATCAGCAACAACTTCAAATTTGGGGTCATCTACCAAAGGTTCGGACAG ACGTCAGAAGAGGAGCTTTTTGGCAACAGCGAAGAAAGTCCTGCCTTTGTAGAGTTCCTGGAGTTTCTGGGAGAAAAGATTGAGCTACATAATTTTAAAGG TTTCCGCGGAGGGTTAGATGTGACTCATGGGCAGACTGGCAACGAATCCGTCTACTGCAACTACCGCAACAAAGAGGTCATGTTCCATGTGTCCACAAAGCTGCCTTACACAGAGGGGGACACGCAGCAG ttgcaGAGAAAAAGGCACATAGGCAACGACATCGTGGCCATCGTATTCCAAGAGGAGAATACTCCCTTTGTGCCGGATATGATCGCCTCCAACTTCCTTCACGCTTACGTGGTGGTCCAGGTGGTCAACCCCTGCTCTGACAACGTTGTCTACAAG GTTTCAGTCACGGCTCGGGATGATGTTCCTTTCTTTGGTCCAGCTCTCCCAAACCCAGCCACGTTTAAAAAA gGCCCTGAATTTCACGAGTTTCTGTTTACAAAGCTAATCAATGCAGAATATGCGTGCTACAAAGCTGAAAAGTTTGCAAAGCTGGAG GAGCGAACCCGATCAGCTTTGCTTGAAACCCTTTATGAGGAACTCCATGTGAACAGCCAGGCCATAATGGGAGTTGGAGGAGAGGACGACAAGCTGGAAAATGGGAATGCAGGAGGAGGGGGATTCTTTGAATCCTTTAAG CGGGTGATTCGCAGTAGGAGCCAGTCAATGGATGCCATGAGTCTAACTTTAAAGAAGCCATATGCAGTCTCCAATAACCTGAGCAGCCACAGTCCTGCAGAGAGCCCTAAATTCCCTGGGATA TCATTGCTTGTCCCAGGCAAAAGTCCCAGTAAATATGGACGCCGTGGCAGTGCCATAGGGATAGGAACAGTAGAAGAG TCTCTGATTATCCCAGGAAAAAGTCCAACAAGGAAGAAGTCGGGTCCTTTCAGCTCCAGGCGAAGCAGCGCCATTGGGATTGAAAACATCCAAGAAGTCCAGGAGAGAAG TAGAGACACATCTCCAAACACTCAGAAGACTCCTGACAGTGGCCACGTTTCTCAAGACCCGAAATCCGACAACTCAGACCAGAGCTCTCCTGAGGTCCTCACAACCACCAAGAACAG GACCCCTTCCATCCCTGAGGGCAACAACCTCTCTCGTTCCTCGTCCAACGCCAGCAGCTTTACCAGTGTGGTTGAGGAGAACGAAGCCGAGGTAGTAGAGGACTATGACACAGGAATG GAGAGTCTGTCATCAGCCGGGACGCCTCACAAGCGCGACTCCCTCACCTACAGCACCTGGTTGGAGGACAGCATCAGCTGCACTGGCAGCAACAGCCGGGGCAGCTCTCCAG GGCCCGGTAAATCTGATCGAGGGAAAGCCGCCGACATTCGGATCAAACTAGAACGATCACATGACCATCAGTCATCA AACTGTTAG
- the LOC122839367 gene encoding rap1 GTPase-activating protein 1-like isoform X8: MAENLRSRQHHPMVTKTHWRKLSITTDLFEMIEKMQGSRMDEQRCAFPPPLKTEEDYIPYPSVHEVLGRKSPFPLILLPQFGGYWIEGTNHELSEAGNPEQHRPPSPSSRTKLECNTTATLYRKHFLGKEHFNYYSLDSSLGHLVFSIKYDEIGDQEHLRLMLRTKLKTYQDVIPISCLTEFPNVVQMAKLVCEEVNVDRFYPVLYPKASRLVVTFDEHVISNNFKFGVIYQRFGQTSEEELFGNSEESPAFVEFLEFLGEKIELHNFKGFRGGLDVTHGQTGNESVYCNYRNKEVMFHVSTKLPYTEGDTQQLQRKRHIGNDIVAIVFQEENTPFVPDMIASNFLHAYVVVQVVNPCSDNVVYKVSVTARDDVPFFGPALPNPATFKKGPEFHEFLFTKLINAEYACYKAEKFAKLEERTRSALLETLYEELHVNSQAIMGVGGEDDKLENGNAGGGGFFESFKRVIRSRSQSMDAMSLTLKKPYAVSNNLSSHSPAESPKFPGISLLVPGKSPSKYGRRGSAIGIGTVEESLIIPGKSPTRKKSGPFSSRRSSAIGIENIQEVQERSSRDTSPNTQKTPDSGHVSQDPKSDNSDQSSPEVLTTTKNSSYLCGRTPSIPEGNNLSRSSSNASSFTSVVEENEAEVVEDYDTGMESLSSAGTPHKRDSLTYSTWLEDSISCTGSNSRGSSPGPGKSDRGKAADIRIKLERSHDHQSSNC; this comes from the exons ACCacagatttatttgaaatgattgaAAAGATGCAG GGCAGCAGGATGGATGAGCAGAGATGCGCCTTTCCTCCACCTCTGAAG actgAAGAGGATTACATTCCATATCCAAGTGTTCATGAG GTGTTGGGAAGAAAAAGCCCCTTTCCTCTCATCCTGCTGCCACAGTTTGGTGGTTACTGGATTGAGGGAACCAACCATGAGCTGAGTGAAGCTGGGAACCCGGAGCAGCACCGACCGCCTTCACCCAGCAGCCGTACTAAACTGGAATGTAACACAACGGCCACACTGTACAGGAAACACTTCCTGGGCAAG GAGCATTTTAATTACTATTCACTGGACAGTTCCCTCGGACATCTGGTGTTCTCCATAAAATATGATGAGATTGGTGACCAGGAACATCTCCGCCTCATGCTCAG AACCAAGCTGAAAACCTACCAAGATGTGATCCCCATTTCCTGCCTAACAGAGTTTCCCAACGTGGTTCAAATGGCCAAG CTCGTCTGTGAGGAAGTCAATGTGGACCGCTTTTACCCTGTCCTCTATCCAAAA GCTTCAAGGCTCGTCGTCACATTTGACGAACATGTGATCAGCAACAACTTCAAATTTGGGGTCATCTACCAAAGGTTCGGACAG ACGTCAGAAGAGGAGCTTTTTGGCAACAGCGAAGAAAGTCCTGCCTTTGTAGAGTTCCTGGAGTTTCTGGGAGAAAAGATTGAGCTACATAATTTTAAAGG TTTCCGCGGAGGGTTAGATGTGACTCATGGGCAGACTGGCAACGAATCCGTCTACTGCAACTACCGCAACAAAGAGGTCATGTTCCATGTGTCCACAAAGCTGCCTTACACAGAGGGGGACACGCAGCAG ttgcaGAGAAAAAGGCACATAGGCAACGACATCGTGGCCATCGTATTCCAAGAGGAGAATACTCCCTTTGTGCCGGATATGATCGCCTCCAACTTCCTTCACGCTTACGTGGTGGTCCAGGTGGTCAACCCCTGCTCTGACAACGTTGTCTACAAG GTTTCAGTCACGGCTCGGGATGATGTTCCTTTCTTTGGTCCAGCTCTCCCAAACCCAGCCACGTTTAAAAAA gGCCCTGAATTTCACGAGTTTCTGTTTACAAAGCTAATCAATGCAGAATATGCGTGCTACAAAGCTGAAAAGTTTGCAAAGCTGGAG GAGCGAACCCGATCAGCTTTGCTTGAAACCCTTTATGAGGAACTCCATGTGAACAGCCAGGCCATAATGGGAGTTGGAGGAGAGGACGACAAGCTGGAAAATGGGAATGCAGGAGGAGGGGGATTCTTTGAATCCTTTAAG CGGGTGATTCGCAGTAGGAGCCAGTCAATGGATGCCATGAGTCTAACTTTAAAGAAGCCATATGCAGTCTCCAATAACCTGAGCAGCCACAGTCCTGCAGAGAGCCCTAAATTCCCTGGGATA TCATTGCTTGTCCCAGGCAAAAGTCCCAGTAAATATGGACGCCGTGGCAGTGCCATAGGGATAGGAACAGTAGAAGAG TCTCTGATTATCCCAGGAAAAAGTCCAACAAGGAAGAAGTCGGGTCCTTTCAGCTCCAGGCGAAGCAGCGCCATTGGGATTGAAAACATCCAAGAAGTCCAGGAGAGAAG CAGTAGAGACACATCTCCAAACACTCAGAAGACTCCTGACAGTGGCCACGTTTCTCAAGACCCGAAATCCGACAACTCAGACCAGAGCTCTCCTGAGGTCCTCACAACCACCAAGAACAG CTCTTATCTCTGTGGCAGGACCCCTTCCATCCCTGAGGGCAACAACCTCTCTCGTTCCTCGTCCAACGCCAGCAGCTTTACCAGTGTGGTTGAGGAGAACGAAGCCGAGGTAGTAGAGGACTATGACACAGGAATG GAGAGTCTGTCATCAGCCGGGACGCCTCACAAGCGCGACTCCCTCACCTACAGCACCTGGTTGGAGGACAGCATCAGCTGCACTGGCAGCAACAGCCGGGGCAGCTCTCCAG GGCCCGGTAAATCTGATCGAGGGAAAGCCGCCGACATTCGGATCAAACTAGAACGATCACATGACCATCAGTCATCA AACTGTTAG